In the Brachyhypopomus gauderio isolate BG-103 chromosome 4, BGAUD_0.2, whole genome shotgun sequence genome, one interval contains:
- the LOC143512546 gene encoding guanine nucleotide-binding protein G(s) subunit alpha-like, producing MGGESPSLVSRTSAYACQMGCLGNSKTEDQRNEEKAQREANKKIEKQLQKDKQIYRATHRLLLLGAGESGKSTIVKQMRILHVNGFNAEEKKQKIQDIKNNIKEAIETIVAAMSTLTPPVQLACPDNRRRIEYVLNFVNHKDFEFTTEFYEHAKCLWQDEGVRACYERSNEYQLIDCAQYFLDKIDIVQQSDYTPSDQDLLRCRVLTSGIFETRFQVDKVNFHMFDVGGQRDERRKWIQCFNDVTAIIFVVASSSYNMVIREDNQTNRLQEALNLFKNIWNNRWLRTISVILFLNKQDLLAEKVLAGKSKIEEYFPDFARYTTPDDATPEAGEDSRVTRAKYFIRDEFLRISTASGDGRHYCYPHFTCAVDTENIRRVFNDCRDIIQRMHLRQYELL from the exons ATGGGTGGAGAATCACCTTCACTTGTGTCCAGGACATCAGCCTACGCCTGTCAG ATGGGCTGCTTGGGGAACAGCAAGACTGAAGACCAGCGAAACGAGGAGAAGGCACAGAGAGAAGCGAACAAGAAGATTGAGAAGCAGCTTCAAAAAGACAAACAAATCTACAGGGCCACACACAGGTTGCTGCTGCTGG GTGCTGGGGAGTCTGGGAAGAGCACCATCGTCAAGCAGATGCGGATTTTGCATGTGAATGGCTTCAATGCTGA AGAGAAAAAACAGAAGATTCAAGACATTAAGAACAACATAAAAGAGGCCATAGAG ACCATTGTGGCTGCTATGAGCACACTGACTCCTCCTGTCCAGCTGGCCTGTCCAGACAACCGCCGACGGATCGAGTACGTCCTCAACTTCGTCAATCACAAGGACTTTGAGTTCACAACC GAGTTCTATGAACATGCAAAATGTCTGTGGCAGGACGAAGGAGTGAGAGCGTGTTACGAGCGCTCCAATGAGTACCAGCTGATCGACTGCGCACAGTA CTTTTTAGACAAAATAGACATTGTGCAGCAGAGTGATTATACACCGTCTGACCAG GATCTGCTCAGATGCCGAGTTCTCACCTCTGGTATTTTCGAAACAAGATTCCAAGTGGACAAAGTGAATTTCCA CATGTTTGATGTGGGAGGCCAGAGAGATGAAAGACGCAAATGGATCCAGTGTTTTAATG ATGTAACCGCCATCATCTTTGTGGTGGCCAGCAGCAGCTACAACATGGTCATCCGAGAAGACAATCAAACCAACCGCTTACAAGAAGCACTGAATCTCTTCAAAAACATTTGGAACAacag ATGGCTGCGCACCATCTCTGTCATTCTCTTCCTGAACAAGCAGGACCTCCTGGCTGAGAAGGTCTTGGCAGGAAAGTCAAAGATTGAGGAATATTTTCCAGACTTTGCTCGTTACACCACGCCAGATGATG CAACCCCTGAGGCAGGAGAGGACTCTCGAGTCACCAGGGCGAAATACTTCATCCGGGATGAATTCCTG AGGATCAGCACAGCGAGCGGTGACGGCCGGCACTACTGTTACCCACACTTCACCTGCGCAGTAGACACGGAGAACATCCGTCGTGTCTTCAACGACTGTCGAGACATAATCCAAAGGATGCACCTCCGCCAATACGAGCTCTTGTGA